A stretch of Acidobacteriota bacterium DNA encodes these proteins:
- a CDS encoding YbjN domain-containing protein translates to MKRRIAISVLAAVVLAGGASGAQQQGITKQTLRGYFDKMGLRYVAHPKNPEALVVPRSDNRHAERLDLYVETRPDHSLVLTVYPKLRGRYFSLARATDREKLLQRLLEANHRAFATFFVDAQGDIGARFTFTTENGLGYESFRAGVTELLRTADEYTPILDEFMRKE, encoded by the coding sequence ATGAAAAGGCGAATCGCCATTTCGGTTCTGGCAGCCGTTGTGCTCGCTGGGGGAGCAAGCGGGGCGCAGCAGCAGGGGATCACCAAGCAGACGTTGCGCGGGTACTTCGACAAGATGGGCCTGCGCTACGTGGCTCATCCGAAGAATCCCGAGGCGTTGGTGGTGCCACGCAGCGACAACCGGCACGCTGAGCGGCTCGACCTTTATGTTGAGACTCGTCCGGACCATTCTCTGGTCCTTACGGTCTATCCGAAACTCCGCGGACGGTACTTCAGCCTCGCGCGGGCGACTGATAGAGAGAAGTTGCTTCAGCGGTTGCTGGAAGCCAATCATCGAGCATTCGCGACGTTCTTCGTCGACGCTCAGGGAGACATCGGAGCGCGCTTCACGTTCACGACTGAGAACGGGCTCGGTTATGAATCGTTCAGAGCGGGCGTAACCGAGTTGCTGCGAACCGCCGACGAATACACGCCGATACTCGATGAGTTCATGCGCAAAGAATGA
- a CDS encoding bifunctional homocysteine S-methyltransferase/methylenetetrahydrofolate reductase, translated as MKDFRDAVTDDRVYVFDGAMGTMLYQRGVYINRCYDELNLASRDLVLGIQRDYVKAGADVIETNTYGANRLKLAGYGLEDKAYEINHAGARIAREAAGSRAFVGGAIGPLGIRIEPYGPTSAQEAQDIFRQHAEALLEGGVDLFVLETFSDTVEIQQALLAIRSISGLPVVAQMTIQTDGNTSYGTAPETFTKQLDEWGADVIGLNCSVGPHTMLEAIEKMRVVTKRKLASQPNGGLPRQVDGRMFYMASPEYMAKYAKRLIQAGAKFVGGCCGTTPEHIKQIANAVAALSPGRSTVRVFVPEDKPPDVKVVPKAERSGLARKICEGEFVTSVEIVPPKGCDPSKMLEGVRLLKTWGVDAVNVPDGPRAQSRMGVLAVSTLIEQGVGIETVVHYCCRDRNLLGMTSDLLGAAGLGLRNLLIITGDPPKMGPYPEATAVFDIDSIGLVNMVNRLNHGLDIGGNPIGGPTSFFIGVGVNPCAVDMDYELRRFEWKVEAGAEFAITQPTFDVGQLKNFLKRIEHCRIPVIAGIWPLVSYRNAEFLANEVPGVVVPESVLRRMERITEKDAAREEGLAIARETLLEVRDIVQGVQVSAPFGRVQYALDVFSVL; from the coding sequence ATGAAAGATTTTCGCGATGCGGTCACTGATGACCGGGTTTACGTCTTCGACGGCGCGATGGGCACGATGCTCTACCAGCGCGGCGTGTACATCAATCGCTGCTACGATGAGCTGAATCTTGCGAGCCGCGATCTCGTGCTGGGCATTCAACGCGATTACGTGAAAGCGGGCGCCGATGTTATCGAAACGAACACCTACGGCGCGAACCGCCTCAAGCTTGCCGGCTACGGTCTCGAGGATAAGGCCTACGAGATAAACCACGCCGGCGCGCGCATCGCTCGCGAGGCGGCGGGCAGCCGCGCTTTCGTCGGCGGTGCGATTGGGCCGCTCGGCATTCGCATCGAGCCTTACGGACCGACTTCGGCACAGGAGGCTCAGGACATCTTCCGTCAGCACGCCGAAGCGCTGCTCGAAGGCGGCGTCGATCTGTTTGTGCTCGAGACCTTCTCCGACACCGTCGAGATTCAACAGGCACTTCTGGCTATCCGCTCAATAAGCGGTCTGCCCGTCGTTGCACAGATGACTATCCAGACCGACGGCAACACCAGCTACGGCACCGCGCCTGAGACTTTCACCAAGCAGCTCGACGAATGGGGCGCCGATGTCATCGGGTTGAACTGTTCGGTCGGGCCGCACACGATGCTTGAAGCCATCGAGAAGATGCGCGTGGTCACCAAGCGAAAACTCGCATCTCAACCCAACGGCGGGCTGCCTCGACAGGTCGACGGGCGAATGTTCTACATGGCTTCGCCCGAGTACATGGCCAAGTACGCCAAGCGGCTGATTCAAGCCGGCGCGAAGTTCGTCGGCGGATGCTGCGGCACCACGCCTGAGCACATCAAGCAAATCGCAAACGCGGTGGCCGCGCTTTCGCCCGGCCGGTCGACCGTGCGCGTGTTCGTGCCTGAAGACAAGCCGCCCGACGTCAAAGTCGTTCCGAAGGCCGAGCGCTCAGGTCTCGCCAGGAAGATCTGCGAAGGCGAGTTCGTTACTTCTGTCGAGATCGTGCCTCCCAAAGGATGCGATCCGTCGAAGATGCTCGAAGGCGTGCGCTTGTTGAAAACGTGGGGCGTCGATGCGGTCAATGTTCCCGACGGCCCACGCGCGCAGTCGCGGATGGGCGTGCTTGCAGTCTCGACGCTGATCGAGCAGGGGGTTGGAATCGAGACGGTCGTTCACTACTGCTGCCGCGACCGCAATCTTCTTGGAATGACAAGCGACCTGTTGGGCGCCGCGGGTCTGGGTCTGAGGAATCTTTTGATCATCACCGGCGACCCGCCGAAGATGGGGCCTTATCCGGAAGCGACCGCTGTGTTTGACATCGACTCGATAGGGCTTGTGAACATGGTGAACCGGCTCAACCACGGGCTCGACATCGGCGGCAACCCGATAGGCGGACCGACGTCTTTCTTCATCGGCGTGGGGGTGAACCCGTGCGCGGTCGATATGGACTACGAACTGCGGCGCTTCGAGTGGAAGGTGGAAGCTGGCGCCGAGTTCGCGATAACGCAGCCGACGTTCGACGTGGGGCAGCTCAAGAACTTTTTGAAGCGAATCGAGCATTGCCGCATTCCGGTGATCGCGGGCATCTGGCCGCTTGTGTCTTATCGCAACGCTGAGTTTCTGGCTAATGAAGTACCCGGCGTCGTAGTGCCCGAGTCAGTGCTCAGACGCATGGAGCGAATCACGGAAAAGGATGCGGCTCGCGAAGAGGGACTGGCGATCGCGCGCGAGACGTTGCTCGAAGTGCGCGACATCGTTCAAGGCGTGCAGGTGTCCGCGCCGTTCGGCCGGGTTCAGTACGCGTTGGATGTGTTTAGTGTGTTGTGA
- a CDS encoding type II toxin-antitoxin system HigB family toxin gives MPGASHSDSPKPRYLDCALSFCEHTAEGNGLRIVSRRALREFWEKYPDAEIPLQSWYHRTKQARWESLADARRDFPHADLVGVCTVFNIKGNHYRLVTKVHFRNKKVFIRNVLTHGEYNKDRWKNDCGC, from the coding sequence ATGCCCGGCGCTAGCCACTCAGATAGTCCTAAACCGAGATATCTTGACTGTGCGCTCTCATTTTGTGAGCATACAGCCGAGGGAAACGGTTTGCGCATAGTCAGCCGAAGGGCTTTGAGAGAATTCTGGGAGAAGTACCCCGACGCTGAGATTCCGTTACAGTCCTGGTACCACAGAACAAAGCAAGCCCGGTGGGAAAGTCTGGCAGACGCCAGGCGTGATTTCCCTCATGCGGACCTGGTTGGCGTATGCACAGTCTTCAACATCAAAGGAAATCACTATCGGTTAGTTACCAAGGTTCACTTCAGGAATAAGAAGGTATTCATAAGGAACGTACTAACCCACGGCGAGTACAACAAGGATAGGTGGAAAAATGACTGCGGTTGCTAA
- a CDS encoding transcriptional regulator — MTAVANPKIDPRKYGRLLAKTLPQAIRTEKENERMLAEVDRLMSKAEEKLTPEEHALLELLFALIERFEEEHYPIPEAPPHSIIQTLMEERGLRQRDLVPVLGSRGVTSEVVRGKRRPSKAQAKALAKFFSVSSELFI; from the coding sequence ATGACTGCGGTTGCTAACCCCAAAATCGACCCGCGAAAATACGGCAGGCTGCTTGCGAAGACTCTCCCGCAAGCGATCAGGACCGAGAAAGAGAATGAGCGGATGCTGGCTGAAGTTGACAGGCTCATGTCGAAGGCCGAAGAGAAGCTCACGCCCGAAGAGCATGCCCTGCTCGAACTTCTGTTTGCGCTGATCGAAAGGTTCGAGGAAGAACACTATCCAATTCCTGAAGCGCCGCCGCACTCAATCATTCAAACGTTGATGGAAGAAAGAGGGCTGCGCCAGCGTGATCTTGTGCCGGTGTTAGGTTCGAGAGGGGTAACATCCGAAGTCGTAAGGGGAAAGCGCAGACCAAGTAAGGCTCAGGCGAAGGCCCTCGCGAAGTTTTTCTCTGTATCGTCCGAGTTGTTCATTTGA
- the lysC gene encoding lysine-sensitive aspartokinase 3, translating to MIVMKFGGTSVQDAAAIIRAAEIVSGRVNRAPVVVVSAMAGVTEALLRIARAAKERRLDESLVGINELRERHLTTARELLARSNEPSLESVEREVQSQFAELENLARSVGTLGELTPRSQDAIVSFGERLSSVIVAEAFRSRGIPAELADSRGFIITDDRFTRAAPDMQETARRTRDVLEPIIKSGRVPVAQGFIGSTADGVTSTIGRGGSDYSAALIGAALGAEAIEIWTDVDGLMTADPRVVPNARRIRVISFAEASELSYFGAKVLHPSTVLPAVERGIPVHIYNNHNPTCEGTLIVATPPPSRSLIKSIAFKRGVTIVNVTSTRMLLAYGFLRTIFEVFDRHQTSVDVVTTSEVSVSMTLDNTDRLEAIKRDLSGIGEVVVERDKAIVCVVGDNLKFTPGVAARLFQAIESTNVNMISQGASEINLTFVIDESEVDRVVRRLHDEFFAEVDAEVFA from the coding sequence ATGATCGTCATGAAATTCGGCGGCACGTCCGTTCAGGACGCGGCCGCTATTATTCGCGCGGCTGAGATCGTTTCGGGGCGTGTGAATCGCGCGCCTGTTGTCGTCGTGTCGGCGATGGCAGGCGTGACTGAGGCGCTCCTTCGCATAGCTCGAGCCGCAAAAGAGCGCCGGCTCGATGAATCGTTGGTGGGCATCAACGAGCTTCGCGAGCGGCACCTGACGACAGCGCGAGAGCTGCTCGCCCGATCGAATGAACCCTCGCTCGAGTCGGTCGAGCGCGAAGTTCAAAGTCAGTTCGCGGAGCTTGAGAACCTCGCTCGTTCGGTCGGTACCCTTGGCGAGCTCACCCCGCGCAGCCAGGACGCGATCGTCTCGTTTGGCGAGCGGCTATCGTCGGTGATCGTGGCGGAAGCGTTTCGCTCGCGTGGAATACCGGCCGAGCTTGCCGATTCGCGGGGCTTCATCATCACGGATGATCGCTTCACGAGGGCGGCGCCGGATATGCAAGAGACAGCTCGCCGGACTCGCGATGTTCTCGAGCCGATAATCAAGTCTGGCCGCGTGCCCGTTGCTCAAGGCTTCATCGGCTCAACCGCGGACGGGGTTACCAGTACGATCGGGCGCGGCGGATCGGACTACTCGGCCGCGCTGATTGGCGCGGCGCTGGGGGCGGAAGCGATCGAGATATGGACTGACGTGGATGGCTTAATGACGGCGGACCCGCGAGTCGTTCCCAATGCGAGACGGATTCGGGTCATCTCGTTCGCTGAGGCCTCGGAGCTTTCATACTTCGGCGCGAAGGTCTTGCATCCGAGCACCGTTCTGCCGGCAGTCGAACGAGGAATACCTGTTCATATCTACAACAATCACAACCCCACCTGCGAAGGCACGCTGATAGTCGCGACGCCTCCCCCGTCGCGCAGTCTTATCAAGTCGATTGCGTTCAAGCGCGGCGTGACGATCGTAAACGTCACCTCGACGCGTATGCTGCTGGCTTACGGATTTCTGCGAACGATCTTTGAAGTGTTCGACCGCCATCAGACTTCGGTCGACGTAGTGACGACTTCCGAGGTTTCCGTGTCGATGACTCTGGACAACACCGATCGGCTCGAGGCGATCAAGCGCGACTTGAGCGGAATAGGCGAGGTAGTTGTGGAACGAGATAAAGCGATCGTGTGCGTCGTCGGCGACAACTTAAAGTTCACGCCGGGGGTCGCGGCGCGGCTATTCCAGGCAATCGAGAGCACCAACGTGAACATGATCAGCCAGGGCGCGTCTGAGATAAATCTGACCTTCGTGATTGATGAAAGCGAAGTGGATCGAGTCGTTCGCCGGTTGCACGATGAGTTCTTTGCTGAGGTTGACGCAGAAGTCTTTGCTTGA
- a CDS encoding ammonium transporter: MRLTRRFSVLVFAVLAIGFPVAAYAQNKSGDDQIKKLQDAVSAAQGSADNAWMLVCCALVLLMTGPGLALFYGGLVNRKNVLATMMQSFVLMAVVTVLWFVCGYSLAFGEGDAVIGGLGHVLLRGVGIAPNADYAPTIPHQTYMMFQLMFAIITPALITGAFAERMKFSAMLAFTVLWSLFVYAPLAHMVWGKGGLLNATLGGRFPALDFAGGTVVHISSGVSALVCAIYIGKRIGYPSLQSPPHNLILSFIGACLLWVGWFGFNAGSAVSAGGLATTAFVATHFAAASGALGWMAAEWARTNKPSVLGAITGAVAGLVAVTPASGFVSPASALLLGLIAGAVCYVMTAVVKRRFGYDDSLDVFGVHGAAGTIGALLTGVFATAAINPIFKDASGNALPVGAVDGNPHQVINQLIAVGFAWLIAAAGTTAILKLVDLTIGLRVSEEEEAIGLDLTQHGELAYAHEAAADFALELSAGLEGPSDAMGHSSVASVAPVLSEAGD; encoded by the coding sequence ATGAGGCTCACGAGGAGATTTAGTGTTCTGGTTTTTGCAGTGCTGGCGATCGGCTTCCCGGTAGCAGCCTATGCTCAGAACAAGAGCGGGGACGATCAGATCAAGAAGCTTCAAGACGCCGTGTCCGCGGCCCAGGGATCGGCCGACAACGCATGGATGCTGGTGTGTTGCGCCCTGGTTCTTCTGATGACCGGGCCCGGCTTGGCTCTGTTCTACGGTGGGCTTGTGAACCGCAAAAACGTGCTCGCCACGATGATGCAGAGCTTCGTGTTGATGGCCGTGGTGACGGTGTTGTGGTTCGTTTGCGGATACAGTCTGGCGTTTGGCGAAGGCGACGCTGTCATTGGCGGTCTTGGGCACGTTTTGCTCAGAGGCGTGGGAATCGCGCCCAACGCTGACTATGCCCCGACGATCCCGCACCAGACCTACATGATGTTTCAGTTGATGTTTGCGATCATCACGCCTGCGCTGATAACCGGCGCATTCGCCGAGCGCATGAAGTTCAGCGCGATGCTGGCGTTCACAGTGCTATGGTCGCTCTTCGTCTACGCCCCACTTGCGCATATGGTATGGGGCAAGGGCGGGCTGCTGAATGCGACCTTAGGCGGAAGATTTCCTGCTTTGGACTTCGCCGGCGGAACCGTAGTTCATATTAGCTCGGGAGTCTCTGCGCTGGTTTGCGCGATCTACATTGGTAAGAGGATTGGCTACCCATCTCTCCAATCTCCGCCGCACAATCTGATCCTCAGTTTCATAGGAGCGTGCTTGCTTTGGGTCGGCTGGTTTGGCTTTAACGCCGGCAGCGCGGTTTCAGCGGGGGGCCTTGCGACGACCGCTTTTGTCGCGACGCACTTCGCTGCGGCGAGCGGCGCGCTCGGATGGATGGCCGCCGAATGGGCGCGGACCAACAAGCCTTCGGTGCTCGGCGCGATTACGGGGGCAGTCGCCGGGCTTGTAGCCGTCACGCCGGCGTCCGGGTTCGTTAGCCCGGCTTCGGCGCTGCTGCTTGGCCTGATCGCCGGTGCTGTTTGTTACGTGATGACCGCGGTGGTGAAGAGGAGATTCGGATACGATGATTCGTTGGATGTGTTCGGAGTGCACGGAGCCGCCGGCACGATAGGCGCGTTGCTGACCGGCGTATTTGCCACGGCTGCAATCAACCCGATCTTCAAAGACGCGAGCGGCAACGCGCTTCCGGTCGGCGCTGTAGACGGGAACCCCCATCAAGTAATCAACCAGTTGATAGCAGTTGGTTTCGCATGGCTGATCGCGGCGGCGGGCACAACCGCCATACTAAAGCTTGTGGATTTGACCATCGGCCTGCGGGTCTCCGAAGAAGAAGAGGCGATAGGGCTGGATCTTACACAGCACGGTGAACTGGCGTACGCTCACGAAGCCGCGGCTGACTTCGCACTGGAGCTTTCGGCCGGTCTCGAAGGTCCGAGTGACGCAATGGGTCATTCATCTGTGGCATCTGTGGCGCCAGTGCTGAGCGAGGCGGGTGACTGA
- a CDS encoding sigma 54-interacting transcriptional regulator, which produces MATRPDQTGEIRKLTTLVEISQALSGTLDQRAALHRVLEILENDHGFVSSAVTLLRPDSREIYIEAACGLTPEGRRARYQLGEGITGRVVESGKPVVVPQASNEPLFLGRAAQTKKLSRQEITFICVPITLNRKSVGALAGVLRYKKDRDYDRAVKFLRVVASIIAQGLKVHQMVELEKQRLLDENIHLRQELKQRYDFSNIIGNSGPMRQVYEQISQVAPTNTTVLIRGDSGTGKEMIAHAIHYNSPRASKPFIKVACAALPESLIESELFGYEKGAFTGASSRKKGRFEMAEGGTLFLDEIGELSQATQIKLLRVLQEREYERLGGTETIKSNVRLIAATNKDLERAIREGVFREDLYYRLNVFTIYLPPLRERRPDILELAEHFVDKYARQHHKRIKRISTPAIDMLTSYHWPGNVRELENCIERTLLVCDGNVIHGHHLPPTLQTASASDTVTRLSLTSAIEAYEKDLIQDALKTARGNRARAAKLLDTTERILGYKVKKYTIDCQRFR; this is translated from the coding sequence ATGGCTACGAGACCTGATCAGACTGGTGAGATAAGAAAACTGACGACGCTTGTCGAAATCAGCCAGGCGTTGTCGGGGACGCTCGATCAGAGGGCCGCCCTTCATCGTGTTCTGGAGATTCTCGAGAATGACCACGGTTTTGTCAGCAGCGCCGTGACGCTGCTTCGCCCTGACTCGCGTGAAATCTACATTGAAGCGGCGTGCGGTCTTACCCCGGAAGGCCGCCGGGCGCGCTATCAGTTAGGCGAGGGAATTACCGGACGGGTCGTCGAAAGCGGCAAACCAGTTGTCGTCCCGCAGGCCAGTAACGAGCCGCTGTTCCTGGGGCGCGCAGCCCAAACAAAGAAGCTGAGCCGGCAAGAGATCACCTTCATCTGCGTGCCGATAACCCTGAACCGCAAATCGGTCGGGGCGTTGGCGGGTGTGCTGCGGTACAAGAAGGATCGCGACTATGATCGGGCGGTCAAGTTCCTGCGAGTAGTCGCTTCGATAATCGCTCAGGGGCTCAAGGTCCATCAGATGGTTGAGCTCGAGAAGCAGCGCTTGCTCGACGAGAACATACACCTTCGTCAGGAGCTTAAGCAGCGTTACGACTTCTCGAATATCATCGGCAACAGCGGCCCGATGCGGCAGGTCTACGAGCAGATCTCGCAGGTTGCTCCCACGAACACGACGGTCTTGATTCGCGGTGACTCCGGCACCGGAAAAGAAATGATCGCGCATGCGATTCACTACAATTCGCCGCGTGCGAGCAAGCCTTTCATAAAGGTAGCTTGTGCGGCCCTACCGGAGAGTTTGATCGAGTCGGAGTTGTTCGGCTACGAGAAGGGCGCGTTCACCGGAGCCAGCAGCCGCAAGAAGGGCCGCTTCGAAATGGCCGAAGGCGGAACGCTCTTTCTGGATGAGATTGGCGAGCTGAGCCAGGCTACTCAGATCAAGCTGCTTCGCGTGCTTCAAGAGCGCGAATACGAACGCCTCGGCGGTACCGAAACAATCAAGTCGAATGTGCGCCTCATCGCGGCAACGAACAAAGATCTCGAGCGGGCGATACGCGAAGGCGTGTTTCGCGAAGACCTGTACTACCGGCTCAACGTATTCACGATCTATCTCCCGCCTCTCCGTGAGAGGAGGCCTGACATTCTCGAACTGGCCGAGCATTTCGTTGACAAGTACGCGCGCCAGCATCACAAGCGCATCAAGCGGATTTCAACGCCGGCCATCGATATGCTGACTTCTTATCACTGGCCGGGCAACGTGCGCGAGCTCGAGAACTGCATAGAGCGCACGCTGCTGGTATGCGACGGAAACGTAATTCACGGACATCATCTGCCACCCACGCTTCAGACCGCCTCGGCGAGCGACACGGTGACCCGGCTGTCGCTGACATCCGCCATCGAGGCTTACGAGAAAGACCTGATCCAGGACGCGTTGAAGACCGCTCGCGGCAACCGTGCCCGGGCGGCGAAGCTTCTCGATACCACCGAGCGAATACTCGGTTACAAGGTTAAGAAGTACACAATTGACTGTCAGCGCTTCCGCTAG